From the Macaca nemestrina isolate mMacNem1 chromosome 2, mMacNem.hap1, whole genome shotgun sequence genome, the window CACCTCACTGGCAGCTCTGGCCCGGGAGTTTGACCGCTTTGGGAGCATTCGGACCATTGATCACGTCAAAGGGGATAGCTTTGCCTATATCCAGTACGAGAGCTTGGATGCAGCCCAGGCCGCCTGTGCTAAAATGAGGGGTTTTCCCTTGGGTGGACCAGACCGCAGGCTCCGCGTGGATTTTGCCAAAGCAGAGGAGACTCGGTACCCCCAGCAGTACCAGCCCTCACCACTCCCTGTGCATTATGAGCTGCTGACAGATGGATACACCCGGCACCGCAACCTGGACTCCGACCTGGTGCGGGACAGGACGCCCCCACACCTTCTGTACTCAGACCGAGACCGGACTTTTTTGGAAGGGGACTGGACCAGCCCCAGTAAAAGCTCTGACCGCCGAAACAGCCTTGAGGGCTACAGTCGCTCAGTGCGCAGCAGGAGTGGTGAGCGTTGGGGGGGAGATGGGGACCGTGGTTTGCCCAAGCCCTGGGAAGAGAGGCGGAAACGGAGGAGCCTTTCCAGTGACCGTGGGAGGACAACCCACTCCCCTTATGAGGAACGGAGCAGGACCAAGGGCAGTGGGCAGCAGTCAGAGCGGGGCTCCGACCGCACCCCTGAGCGCAGCCGCAAGGAGAACCACTCCAGTGAAGGGACCAAGGAGTCCAGCAGCAACTCCCTCAGCAACAGCAGACACGGGGCTGAGGAACggggccaccaccaccaccaccacgaggCTGCAGACTCTTCCCATGGGAAGAAGACAAGAGACAGCGAGCGCAATCACCGGCCCACGGAGGCCGAGCCCAAGCCTCTTGAAGAGCCAAAACATGAGACCAAAAAGCTGAAGAATCTTTCAGAGTATGCTCAGACACTACAGCTGGGTTGGAATGGGCTTCTGGTGTTGAAAAACAGCTGCTTCCCCACGTCTATGCACATCCTAGAGGGGGATCAGGGGGTAATCAGCAGTCTGCTCAAAGACCACACTTCTGGGAGCAAGCTGACCCAGCTGAAGATCGCCCAGCGCCTTCGACTGGACCAGCCCAAGCTCGATGAGGTCACACGACGCATCAAGCAGGGGAGCCCCAATGGCTATGCGGTCCTCTTAGCCACCCAGGCAACCCCCAGTGGGCTTGGCACTGAGGGGATGCCCACAGTGGAGCCAGGTCTGCAGAGGCGGCTTCTCAGGAACCTGGTCTCCTACTTGAAACAGAAGCAGGCCGCAGGGGTGATCAGCCTGCCAGTGGGGGGGTCCAAGGGCAGAGATGGCACAGGCATGCTCTACGCCTTCCCACCCTGCGACTTTTCCCAGCAGTACCTCCAGTCAGCACTAAGGACATTGGGCAAACTAGAAGAAGAACACATGGTGATAGTCATCGTCAGAGACACTGCCTAGCCCAAGCCTGTCTTTCCCAGCGTCATGTTTGTGTCACAaaagcagttattttaaaaatctgatccCCTGTCTACCTTACCACTTTGGTTTGAATTATCTCCTGGGTTATTTTGGTTCATTTGGGTGGGGATCAAAGTCCTGTCCAGCACCAAAACTAAGTTCTTAGAAtttgggggaattttttttttttttttttttttttaacaatgatgAGAAGGGAATCCGGTTATGTTGATTTCTAGTGTACAAGATACTGTCTGCTGtggttctgtatttttttattttttgaccaaCTGTATGGAAAGTTGTCAGTAAAACCTTTGTCAGGATGGATTTTTAAACCTGTTCAGAGTCCTGGTTTAATCAAGCTAAGAATCGAAGACTTCCCTAGTGCATGTACACGAATGTCCTACGTCATCTTTCCAGCACCACTGCTGCATAGGTCACTCTCAGCCTCTCAGTTCTTCAGGCTGAGTCTGGACTCTAATCACTCATTTTTATCTTGGCTGACAGGCAAGCTTCAGTTTGGGCTCTGGACCCTGCCACACAAGCCCGAGTAGAGCCCATGCAAAGGAAGGGATGGGGTGAGCCCAAGGCCTGTGGTTAGCAGCTACTGATGGTTTCTTTCTTCCCTAAACGGTGTGTGTGTCCATCATCAGTTTGAGCTGTGGCTGTTGGACAGAGTGCCCACTCAGCATGTTTGGCAGCAGGTAGCCTTCAGCAGCTGTGTAGTCTTGTACAAAGAGAAGCTGTGCACTGTTGATGCCAGGGGGTCTCAGGGCCCCTGATCTGTCCAGGCTCCCTCTGTTTTGGCCTCCTTTCTAGCCTCACTCAGCCCGGGGATATCCAGCGTTGGGAGACGGAGTTGCCTCATATTCCCAGGGGCCCAGCAGTCCGAATACTGGAATGGAGGGTTGGAGGCAGCCTTCCTTGGATTTACTCATGAACTTTGCCTAGATGTTTGTGATTTTTGGCTTTCTCTGGGTCGTTCAGGGCTGATGGGTAATAGAGCAGGCCCGTGCCCAGTCATACCTAGAGCTTTGTGGGGGATACTGAACCTCTAGACTGAAGTACTTTTACAAAGCTACAGGGGAGCACAGTGGACTAGGGGATGCCCTTGGTAACTGATGTGACGGTTTCCTAGGTGCAAGATCAGAGCATGTGCCTACACTTTGCACCCTGATGCTGAGGTGGAGCCCAttgggaaataatatttttctggGGGTAAGTCACAAGTCACTGAGGGGTCAGGCAGTGCTAGAGGTTGAAGCCACTCAAGCCAGTTGGGGAGGGAAGGGATGCAGAGGTGGTGTGGACAGTATGGGCCAGGGAGGAAAACCAGAGCACACAGTTGTCACCATGGAACACCCCAAATGCCATTGTTCAGAGTGTCTGTGTGGCACCTTGGATGTTCAAAGGGAACACTGTGAGGGCTGATGAGAACAGAAGCTCTGGTAAGCGAATGAGCCCCTAGATAACCAGGAACTCCAGATTCTGCTGGCCGTGGCATCCTCTCGCCAGGTCTGGTCCCTTACCTGAGCTGGGATGAGGCAGCATGAGTGACACCTGAGAGTAGAGGCTGGGGCTCAGTGCAGGCTGTGGAGAGGCCACGCTGGTCCACAGGAACACTTGGCAGTGCTCTTGTAGACCCCTCGGTGATGTGGAATGGACAGGCGCTTCGCAAGAGAGCAAGCACGTTCGTAACAAAACAGCAACACAAGGACATGTTAaacatgtttgtttatttgcctGTTTTTACTTGAGCTGTGGTCACAGCTGCTAGGTACCTACGCAAGTCAGCTAGGTACAGCAGGACATGCCACCATTCCAGGGTAGCTGGTACTGCCAGAAACAGGAGTGGGTCTTGTCCTGTTGAAGGCACACTGCAGGGTTTTTCCTGCAGATCTCCAACAAACGCCTGAGTCACAGGCCAGAGCTGCCTTGGTATGTAAGTCCAAAACTTCTCTGGGCTACCTATCTTCCTTCATGAAGCGGGTGCTCAGGACCCGGAAGAATCTACCTCCCAGCTTTCTGAGACAGAACCAAGTAAAAGGAAACATGCTAGAAAACGTGCCTGGAGAAGACACTTCAACCTTTGCCTTATCCAACCCCTCTTCAGAGAAAGGTGCCCCATGGACCCAAAAAGAACTGCCAAGTTTTGGTGAGGAGTAACACCCTGGCAtgaccttccttctctttcttggcCCTCAACCACTTCCTCTGGCTCTTAAGACCCAGCAGGTTCTGTGAACTCTCAGGCCTTGGCCAGCACTAGTGAGGGGAAGTCAGGTGGTCAATGCCCTGATGATTTTATGAAACTGCCCCAGTGAGAAAACTCTTACTTCAGGCATCCAGTGACCCCACCCAGGGTTCAGGTCCTGTCTAAGGTGTTGCTTAAAGACAAAAAGGCAACATTTGCCTCACCGGTGGTGTGCCACTGTTCTCATGCTGCCTCCTATGTGACTCCGATTTTGAGCCCTGGTAGAATAAGGAAGAGAGCTGATGCTTCCTTAGCCCCTTAGCACATGTTCCTAAGGGTGTGTTGTCAAGCCAACCCGAATTCTGCCTCCCTATTATAGTTCCTATCTCCCCCTTAGAGACCTGTGGGTGCTCCCAGCAGAGTTGAGACTGGCTCCACTGAGTTAATGACTAGAATATAGTGCTTTCACTACTTCTTGATTGTTAACCTGTTTTCTTCTGATGCTGGTCAGTACCAGCAGTCAGACTATTCCACTGGTTAAGTGTTAACTACCATTAAAGTGAGGCATGAAGCAAAAGAGCTGAGTCCTCTGCTCTCCAGAGGACTAAGAAATACCTGTGTGACACAGACCCACTTCAGTGTGTACAGCAAATTCTATAGTGGTCCTAAGCCCAGCAGGGCTTTACCTGCCCCTGGAGAGTTTTAGCCATCTTGTGTTTCTTGTTTACTTCACAAATTTGTCCCCTCTTCTCTCTGTTAAGGGAGAGAAGTCACTTTAGCTGGAtaatacctatgtaacaaactcaGCAGCTGTTATTTGGGCAAAATCAAACGAAGAAAGAGACTATGATCTTGTATTTATTGTGGGAATGGAAAACAGGGTGGGGTGGGTGAGTGAAAAGGTAGAAATCCCTGGTCCTTTGCCTGATGGTTACACAGTTTCACCATAGGCCAATTTTAGGGGCCTCTGAAGTATCTTTCTACAAACACAGACCAAGCTCCACTACCCCAAACCTGCCAGGACTGCTCAAGTCCACTGTCACAATCCCTCTCAGAAAACATTAGTGGCCGTTGCCCCAGCTACACAGAAGGCCAAAATGCTTTCACTCCTTAGCTTTGCCAGCTGCATCCTCCAAAACTTCCCAGAATACCTCCCTTTCCAGTTCCACCAAATCTGTACTTGGGAGCAGCCCTACTGGATCCAGAACATGAGGACAGAGAGCTGCGTCCACAGGGGACACAGCCCTGACTTCTCCTCTCTCCACATTACCCTTACAAAAACAGGTCCTCCCCATGAGAGAGCTACAGGGCAGGGGCAGACACTGTGAGTAAGCTACTTTCCTCCCTGGAGTGCTCTATGTGGGCAGAACATgctctccctgcctctcctgGAAGGTGTCTCCTCTATGGCGTGGCTAGAGCTGCAAAAAAGGGACACACCCCACTTGGGTAAAAGAAAATAGGGAAAGGCCATAAACAAAGACAGACTTgtagtttattttgtattttttttaaataaatacactttACATTAAAGAAAAAGGCCTTTGATTTGTAATTTCCACAttggggagaaagggaagaaaaaaagatttttgaaaaactgaatcacaaagaaaaatagaggGAGTGAACTTATATCCTAAGTTCCCTCAACTCCACAAAACCAATATCCACAATGACCATGCTGCCCCCAAACCATGAAGGTGAGTGAATTTAGGCATTTACCCAGCAGACAGAGTGTCTTCCTCCCCCACTCTGGCACGAAGGAAAACAAATTAACCTGACAGCATATGAGGCAACAAAACAGgttaaaaaatcatatattatatttataataaaatattcttaatccTTATCAATTTAAGAAACCAcgattttccttttcatttaaatACGTATGTAAAAATGCCTCTATATTGTTATTTAGACATCATTTTcttccaaagaaaatgaagtgcAGGGACAAGAGACCTGGTGGATATAAGTTCATACCCTCAGTTATAaatgcctgtttttttttcctttttaaagttttataaaaaaCTATTTCTTGTTCTTTAAGTAAAGAAcattatacaaagaaaatatattgtgaAATACCCCAgagacatgttttttttttttcccttgaaagATATGTCCATTCTAGGAaatggtgtggggtgggggttagGGGTGCAGAGTAGGGCCTAGTCCCTGTTGTCATTTTTGTGGTTGTTATTGTTTCTGGAAGGACTCTCGGGTGCCAATGAGGCTCTCTAAGCCATAATCCTCTGAATGCAGGGCATGCAGCTCCTTAAAAGACAGACAGCcctgggagaaagagaagggaatatGTTCTGAATTCATTTGACTCAGTTTCTCGCCTGCCAAGAATCTCTTCCAAGCAGTGATGGTTCCTCACTCATTCAGGGATAAGATGATGTCATCTTCCAAATCAGAGTTGTCAGAGCTGTCAGCTGAAAGGGAAGAATAGGGAGAGACAAGATTACACACTAGGCCTATAGGAAGCTTTCATAAGGAAGCACCTGCACTCATATACATTCATGGTCGAGCAAGGTTAAATACCAGtttccagaaagaagaaaacacatcAATTAACTGCTTGGAGCTGGCTCTGGAGAATACTCCTGTTGCTTGGCAACTGTATTCTCCCTGGGACCTTTTGCTCTCCTAAGGGCCTGGACACGGTGCCCCTGCTTCCTGCCTGGGAGGCGCTGAAGGAATCAAGCGAGTGCCATCTGAAGCTTCCCCCCCATGCCAC encodes:
- the LOC105480506 gene encoding putative RNA-binding protein 15B, giving the protein MKRQSERDSSPSGRGSSSSAKRPREREREAEAGGRRAAHKASGGAKHPVPARARDKPRGSGSGGGGHRDGRGTGDANHRASSGRSSGSGAGGGGRGGKASGDPGASGLSPRASPLPPPPPPPGAEPAGPGSSAAAPEYKTLLISSLSPALPAEHLEDRLFHQFKRFGEISLRLSHTPELGRVAYVNFRHPQDAREARQHALARQLLLYDRPLKVEPVYLRGGGGSSRRSSSSSAAASTPPPGPPAPTDPLGYLPLHGGYQYKQRSLSPVAAPPLREPRARHAAAAFALDAAAAAAVGLSRERALDYYGLYDDRGRPYGYPTVCEEDLMPEDDQRATRNLFIGNLDHSVSEVELRRAFEKYGIIEEVVIKRPARGQGGAYAFLKFQNLDMAHRAKVAMSGRVIGRNPIKIGYGKANPTTRLWVGGLGPNTSLAALAREFDRFGSIRTIDHVKGDSFAYIQYESLDAAQAACAKMRGFPLGGPDRRLRVDFAKAEETRYPQQYQPSPLPVHYELLTDGYTRHRNLDSDLVRDRTPPHLLYSDRDRTFLEGDWTSPSKSSDRRNSLEGYSRSVRSRSGERWGGDGDRGLPKPWEERRKRRSLSSDRGRTTHSPYEERSRTKGSGQQSERGSDRTPERSRKENHSSEGTKESSSNSLSNSRHGAEERGHHHHHHEAADSSHGKKTRDSERNHRPTEAEPKPLEEPKHETKKLKNLSEYAQTLQLGWNGLLVLKNSCFPTSMHILEGDQGVISSLLKDHTSGSKLTQLKIAQRLRLDQPKLDEVTRRIKQGSPNGYAVLLATQATPSGLGTEGMPTVEPGLQRRLLRNLVSYLKQKQAAGVISLPVGGSKGRDGTGMLYAFPPCDFSQQYLQSALRTLGKLEEEHMVIVIVRDTA